Proteins found in one Aspergillus chevalieri M1 DNA, chromosome 2, nearly complete sequence genomic segment:
- the rsm25 gene encoding mitochondrial 37S ribosomal protein mS23 (BUSCO:EOG09264X41;~COG:J;~EggNog:ENOG410Q16Q;~InterPro:IPR016939;~PFAM:PF13741;~go_component: GO:0005763 - mitochondrial small ribosomal subunit [Evidence IEA];~go_function: GO:0003735 - structural constituent of ribosome [Evidence IEA]), whose translation MGKLNLTALRVRQTAINQAAAGKIKRLPQWVDVVGDIPPAQVLVRNQAPQHQLFRQRIKTDRETGKQNVVFQAQEKRVKPKKASRLFQPVEMRFEEDQLRKEFYRDHPWELARPRVLVETSGKDFEKHNWRRIQQPGKKLDGESVVQRQLWLLNNVPDITKTEAYDIARREFYRLRLQEDIERRVAAEEAEATGAEFQPRMLDLGMELENEEFERWKEWAQMEAQLLNQKAASFSGAPESADSEDAAVLDEGVEEGATVTAEPTPRRSAL comes from the exons ATGGGCAAACTCAACCTCACAGCCCTTCGGGTGCGGCAGACGGCCATCAACCAAGCAGCAGCCGGCAAGATCAAGAGACTTCCGCAATGGGTTGATGTAGTGGGCGATATCCCTCCAGCGCAGGTTCTTGTGCGGAACCAAGCACCACAGCACCAGCTCTTCCGGCAGCGAATCAAGACGGATCGCGAGACTGGCAAACAGAATGTTGTTTTCCAGGCCCAAGAAAAGAGAGTGAAGCCGAAGAAAGCTAGTCGGCTGTTCCAGCCCGTTGAGATGAGATTCGAAGAAGACCAGCTGCGAAAGGAGTTTTACCGGGACCACCCTTGGGAACTTGCGAGACCCCGCGTCCTTGTTGAAACATCTGGTAAAGACTTTGAGAAACACAATTGGAGACGGATCCAGCAGCCAGGGAAGAAACTGGATGGTGAAAG TGTGGTCCAACGTCAACTCTGGCTTTTGAATAACGTCCCGGATATAACCAAGACTGAAGCTTATGACATTGCCCGCCGTGAATTCTACCGACTCCGCTTACAAGAAGACATCGAACGACGGGTTGCTGCTGAAGAGGCCGAGGCAACCGGCGCAGAATTCCAACCTAGGATGCTTGATCTTGGTATGGAATTGGAGAACGAGGAATTCGAGCGATGGAAGGAGTGGGCCCAGATGGAGGCTCAGCTCTTGAACCAGAAAGCAGCGTCCTTTAGCGGTGCCCCGGAAAGCGCGGATAGCGAGGATGCGGCTGTATTGGATGAAGGTGTGGAAGAGGGTGCTACAGTGACCGCGGAGCCTACACCTCGACGTAGTGCTCTCTGA
- a CDS encoding putative RecQ family helicase RecQ (COG:L;~EggNog:ENOG410PI3R;~InterPro:IPR004589,IPR027417,IPR001650,IPR032284, IPR014001,IPR011545;~PFAM:PF16124,PF00271,PF00270;~go_function: GO:0003676 - nucleic acid binding [Evidence IEA];~go_function: GO:0004386 - helicase activity [Evidence IEA];~go_function: GO:0005524 - ATP binding [Evidence IEA];~go_process: GO:0006310 - DNA recombination [Evidence IEA]): MAPGALKSRTVDLDFYLHRVFRKTSFRPLQREVITAAVEGHDIFLQASTSFGKSLCFQLPAVVSHGVTVVVCPLLALMADQVNALQAIGVAVETINSTTPVFERRRITEDLLSGHPRARLLYVTPELCQTQTFRRTLQTVHAQGQLMRVAIDEAHCISEWGHDFRPAYKELSWFRNTLKNPVVSITAVTATATPRVRADIISLLGLNAEQMKIFNTPSARPNIHYEVRYLEDYAGDPLAAEPFQVNNLISWLISIDARRRKRLCPKTTDLPPISGIVYVCFRKAAEEVANALVHSSNGRISAIAYHAGLTAEERMNIQAMWTSPRPFSAPEPQEPDKPPPSFSIIVATTAFGMGIDNPCVRFVVHWTPPKSFESFVQESGRAGRDGRAAASIVYYNTQERERMYDRLKRTAQDAPNRGIKKAASQANLQAQLESFSKVVRYCETTHRCRHEMIMELFGDYELERLRANQGNSGCGTVKLEKSSPCDYACDICKEGPKAVAVRKSRMVTESAPEDFVEPGMAQIMQLMFPRAFH, encoded by the exons ATGGCACCCGGTGCGCTCAAGTCTCGCACGGTGGACTTGGATTTCTATCTGCATCGAGTTTTCCGCAAGACTTCGTTCCG ACCTCTTCAGCGAGAAGTGATTACGGCTGCAGTCGAGGGACATGATATATTTCTACAGGCGTCCACATCATTCGGGAAGAGTTTGTGCTTTCAGTTGCCTGCTGTGGTCAGTCATGGCG TGACGGTAGTTGTGTGTCCTTTACTGGCGTTGATG GCAGATCAAGTCAATGCCCTCCAAGCTATTGGTGTAGCAGTGGAGACAATAAACTCGACAACACCAGTATTCGAGCGACGTAGGATCACCGAAGATCTTCTCTCGGGGCATCCCAGAGCCCGTCTGCTTTATGTGACACCAGAATTATGCCAGACGCAGACGTTCCGGCGGACTTTGCAGACCGTCCATGCCCAGGGACAACTTATGCGGGTTGCCATCGACGAAGCACACTGCATTAGTGAATGGGGACATGACTTTCGCCCGGCCTATAAGGAGCTTTCGTGGTTTAGGAATACCTTGAAGAATCCGGTTGTCTCCATTACAGCGGTTACGGCGACGGCGACGCCACGAGTCCGTGCTGATATTATCAGCTTGCTTGGACTGAACGCTGAGCAAATgaagatattcaacacaCCATCCGCACGACCTAATATCCATTACGAAGTCAGATACCTCGAAGACTACGCCGGCGACCCGTTGGCAGCCGAGCCATTTCAAGTAAACAACCTCATTTCATGGCTCATTTCTATCGACGCCCGCCGCAGGAAAAGACTATGCCCAAAAACCACAGATCTTCCTCCAATCTCCGGAATTGTGTATGTTTGCTTCCGCAAAGCCGCGGAAGAAGTCGCCAATGCCCTGGTCCACTCTAGCAACGGCCGCATCAGCGCAATAGCATACCATGCCGGCCTTACCGCCGAAGAACGAATGAATATCCAGGCAATGTGGACTTCTCCACGCCCCTTCTCAGCACCAGAACCACAGGAACCAGAtaaaccaccaccaagctTCTCCATTATCGTCGCGACGACGGCCTTTGGCATGGGAATTGATAACCCCTGTGTCCGGTTCGTCGTGCACTGGACTCCGCCTAAGAGCTTCGAAAGTTTCGTACAGGAGTCCGGTCGTGCAGGGCGTGATGGCCGCGCCGCAGCGTCGATTGTCTACTACAACACGCAGGAACGAGAGAGAATGTATGACCGGCTCAAGCGAACGGCGCAGGATGCCCCAAATCGCGGGATAAAGAAGGCCGCATCACAGGCAAATCTCCAAGCGCAACTAGAGAGTTTCTCGAAGGTAGTGCGGTATTGCGAAACGACGCATCGATGCAGACATGAGATGATCATGGAGCTTTTTGGGGACTACGAGCTTGAGAGGCTACGTGCGAACCAGGGTAACTCTGGGTGTGGGACTGTGAAGTTGGAGAAGTCGTCTCCGTGCGACTATGCTTGTGATATCTGCAAGGAAGGACCGAAGGCGGTTGCTGTGCGTAAGTCGAGGATGGTCACGGAGAGTGCCCCAGAGGATTTTGTTGAACCGGGGATGGCGCAGATTATGCAGCTCATGTTTCCAAGGGCTTTTCATTAG
- a CDS encoding pentatricopeptide repeat protein (COG:S;~EggNog:ENOG410PMCX;~InterPro:IPR002885,IPR011990;~PFAM:PF01535;~TransMembrane:1 (i55-72o);~go_function: GO:0005515 - protein binding [Evidence IEA]) has product MPHPNRSQSASNPRAPLSQGLERKLFTRSSSMPRPEDSSHSAPIRRFSSRRPRPTVASIADVFVSSLLIASLCREHSPRGKRISTICMDSTSSVPRWHGWSVAGKRQLSSSSSSSSRKYLDCLRSPVERLGVQCSRTQRMFSSGVAQSVKDWGHDEDSSRKRPVEQCPSPEESREEVELDREKDLNDSPPHQPPDRPDQDSTADTSTSSNKQTNTLPDDSITSLDPESDLSTSDLSIHPIKPRTRRLTPAADKFTATSELYHAAFGNSLNWEEAVDTVSRDNTVNPQKIRRLKILKRWRNMHRNTSKRSRVGIPSVRDLATALWQEEKSNQYIFRLYRDVPSPGVSYFSKRTRGELLRRFSRPPERRWVDARRYLALVEDMISSGLPMSRSLWTSAIHLAGRAAGKVKKHDLIRAIGVWQQMEHVAGIKSDHVVFNTLFDVSIKAGQFTVADRLVAEMRKRGLGFDRCGKVTMIYYHGLRQDFEGIRRTYNEFVDSGEFVDTMVLNCLLASFIRAGQVKTAELLYLRMMQAQATTQKHLIDGKNHHSPTLSSEFNIYRKRAQKLTRLLKFSMLLKIKLPEHYDALQDALPMTPDTRTFHIFLKFHAHESGDLPGFMSVLADMENTFAVPPRGMIYLLLFEGFAQHGRRRKAWSAERLQEAWRAFLRALHESKHRMEERFLPQTRKIVWENPLASTAAAMALKPKRPADDGSSGLYTALPLATQSANVESEEGQTENSGLQIEEKSDEEEDDELDTTNDSFEDIEVDVDELFDSPTRIEHEPQQDELEELERRIENGVFLGRRMNIAILRAFGTCCGPDEVMDVWTKLERIWQPEKRKMQDVIVVREELERQLNRIRGVR; this is encoded by the coding sequence ATGCCTCATCCCAATAGATCTCAAAGCGCGTCGAACCCGCGGGCCCCTTTGTCCCAGGGGCTGGAGCGAAAACTGTTTACTAGATCCAGTTCGATGCCTCGACCAGAAGACTCGTCCCACAGTGCCCCGATCAGAAGATTCAGTTCTAGACGTCCACGGCCAACAGTTGCTTCAATAGCAGACGTTTTCGTCAGCTCCCTGTTGATAGCGAGTCTTTGCCGTGAGCATTCCCCTCGGGGGAAAAGGATATCTACAATATGCATGGATTCGACAAGTAGTGTACCAAGGTGGCATGGCTGGAGTGTGGCCGGCAAGAGGcaattgtcatcatcatcatcgtcgtcgtcgaggAAATATCTGGACTGTCTAAGGTCACCGGTAGAGAGACTGGGGGTACAATGTTCAAGAACGCAACGGATGTTCAGCAGCGGGGTTGCGCAAAGTGTAAAGGATTGGGGCCATGATGAGGATTCCTCGAGAAAACGGCCAGTGGAGCAATGCCCTTCACCTGAGGAGAGTCGTGAAGAAGTAGAGTTGGACCGGGAGAAAGACTTGAACGACAGTCCACCACATCAGCCGCCGGATCGACCTGATCAAGATTCAACCGCGGatacctcaacctcctcaaatAAACAAACTAACACGCTTCCCGATGACAGTATCACCTCACTCGATCCTGAGTCAGATTTATCGACATCGGATCTATCGATTCATCCCATCAAACCCCGCACTCGAAGGTTAACTCCAGCGGCAGACAAGTTCACGGCTACTTCGGAACTATACCATGCGGCATTCGGGAATAGTCTGAACTGGGAAGAGGCAGTCGACACCGTTTCTCGAGATAATACGGTTAATCCACAAAAAATTCGGCGTTTAAAGATCCTCAAGCGTTGGAGGAACATGCATAGGAATACAAGTAAACGAAGTCGCGTTGGTATTCCATCCGTGAGAGATCTGGCTACGGCACTGTGGCAGGAGGAGAAATCGAACCAGTATATTTTCCGACTCTACAGGGATGTTCCCTCTCCTGGTGTGTCCTACTTCTCGAAACGGACACGCGGTGAGCTTTTACGACGTTTTTCAAGACCCCCAGAACGCCGCTGGGTTGATGCTCGCCGTTACCTTGCGTTGGTAGAAGATATGATATCATCCGGCCTCCCGATGTCTCGTTCCCTATGGACTTCTGCTATTCATTTGGCTGGCCGTGCAGCCGGTAAAGTGAAGAAGCATGACCTGATAAGAGCGATTGGAGTATGGCAGCAAATGGAGCATGTGGCTGGCATCAAATCAGATCATGTTGTCTTTAACACGTTATTCGACGTTTCTATAAAAGCTGGTCAATTCACGGTGGCGGACCGATTAGTAGCGGAAATGAGAAAGCGTGGTCTCGGTTTCGACCGCTGTGGGAAGGTCACCATGATCTACTACCATGGGTTGCGGCAAGACTTTGAGGGTATTCGCCGTACTTACAACGAATTTGTGGATAGCGGAGAATTCGTGGACACCATGGTTCTCAATTGTCTGTTGGCCTCCTTTATCCGAGCTGGGCAGGTAAAGACTGCAGAACTATTGTATCTTCGCATGATGCAAGCGCAGGCGACTACGCAGAAGCATCTCATCGATGGAAAAAACCATCATTCACCGACGTTGTCTTCTGAGTTCAACATTTACCGCAAAAGAGCCCAGAAGTTAACTCGCCTCCTCAAATTTTCTATGCTGCTAAAAATCAAGCTTCCCGAACATTATGATGCGCTCCAGGACGCATTACCCATGACTCCAGACACACGCACCTTCCACATCTTCCTCAAATTCCACGCCCATGAGTCGGGTGATTTGCCAGGCTTCATGTCGGTCCTGGCAGACATGGAGAACACATTCGCAGTTCCCCCTCGCGGCATGATATACCTGTTGCTTTTCGAAGGCTTTGCACAACACGGGCGCCGAAGAAAGGCTTGGTCTGCTGAACGGTTGCAGGAGGCGTGGAGAGCTTTCCTTCGTGCTCTTCATGAGTCCAAGCACAGGATGGAAGAGCGCTTTCTTCCACAAACACGAAAAATTGTCTGGGAGAACCCACTCGCAAGCACGGCTGCGGCCATGGCATTGAAACCGAAGCGTCCAGCGGATGACGGGTCGAGTGGGCTTTATACAGCACTACCATTGGCCACCCAAAGCGCAAATGTTGAGTCTGAAGAAGGCCAAACCGAAAACTCGGGGCTGCAGATAGAAGAGAAAtcagacgaggaagaagacgacgagCTCGACACGACTAATGACAGCTTTGAGGATATCGAGGTAGACGTGGATGAGTTATTCGACAGTCCAACCCGCATCGAACATGAACCCCAACAAGACGAACTGGAGGAGCTAGAGCGCCGGATCGAAAACGGTGTATTCCTCGGCCGCCGAATGAACATCGCGATTCTCCGCGCCTTTGGCACCTGTTGCGGCCCCGACGAGGTTATGGACGTTTGGACGAAGCTTGAGCGTATTTGGCAACCCGAGAAGCGCAAGATGCAGGATGTGATTGTGGTGAGGGAAGAACTGGAGAGGCAATTGAATCGGATCCGGGGCGTGCGTTAA
- a CDS encoding KH domain-containing protein (COG:A;~EggNog:ENOG410PIMI;~InterPro:IPR004087,IPR004088,IPR031121,IPR036612;~PFAM:PF00013;~go_component: GO:0005634 - nucleus [Evidence IEA];~go_function: GO:0003676 - nucleic acid binding [Evidence IEA];~go_function: GO:0003723 - RNA binding [Evidence IEA]): MADDDRRKRSRFDQTEPEPRRPSRFDRRSRSPSSRQSDTTRTRSPLSREPGSPGTDTGRKSTGDPAAAAAAAAAKINAQLQAKKGIQHVDVPPIRSTSSPAPQSATPSNTDASGKLNAEIYVADGDYIKDIEINDLRNRYTLTKGSTQKMIKDETGADVTTRGNYYPDKSMATAANPPLFLHVTSTNKDGLEKAVELINDLMQKELPNLVDERRFRRREPPEPVERDEYGRRKWPEERIPVDLEPIPGFNLRAQVVGQGGAYVKHIQQRTRCKVQIKGRGSGFIEHNTGRESDEPMYLHVAGPDPNDVKTAKELCDDLLANVREQYQRFKENPPQHNYGGGYGQRGDRHHGGHGGYGGGGYGGYNNHHQQHYSPATESPSGQATPAASTAGAGAGAAASAADYSAQYAQYYGTDPYAAYGGYQNYVAYYQYYQQYAQQQQEQQQQQQSQSSTPQPPPPSGEAPPPPPPGSGSPPPPPPGGSGYSAVPPPPGL, encoded by the exons ATGGCTGATGACGATCGCCGTAAGCGCTCCCGTTTCGATCAGACGGAGCCAGAGCCCCGACGCCCGTCGCGTTTCGACCGCCGTTCTCGATCTCCCTCGTCTCGACAATCTGATACCACTCGCACTCGCAGCCCTCTAAGCCGTGAACCTGGAAGCCCTGGCACAGACACAGGAAGGAAATCCACAGGTGaccctgctgctgccgcaG CTGCCGCGGCGGCCAAGATCAATGCCCAGTTGCAGGCAAAGAAGGGTATTCAGCATGTCGATGTGCCTCCAATTCGCTCG ACGTCGAGTCCCGCACCGCAATCCGCCACGCCGTCGAACACTGATGCTTCCGGAAAGCTGAATGCCGAAATTTACGTTGCTGACGGAGACTATATCAAGGACATCGAGATCAATGACTTGCGCAATCGCTACACTCTCACAAAAGGGTCTACTCAGAAGATG ATTAAAGATGAAACTGGCGCGG atGTCACGACCCGAGGCAATTATTATCCGGATAAAAGCATGGCTACTGCCGCG AATCCTCCGCTGTTCCTTCATGTGACGAGTACGAACAAGGACGGTCTCGAGAAGGCCGTTGAACTCATCAATGATCTCATGCAGAAGGAACTCCCAAACCTGGTCGATGAACGACGATTCCGTCGACGTGAGCCACCGGAGCCAGTGGAACGTGATGAATATGGCCGT CGCAAATGGCCCGAAGAGCGCATTCCTGTTGACCTAGAACCGATTCCGGGATTCAACCTTCGTGCCCAAGTAGTCGGGCAGGGCGGTGCTTATGTGAAGCATATTCAGCAAAGAACCCGCTGCAAGGTCCAAATTAAGGGCCGCGGATCTGGCTTCATTGAGCACAATACCGGCAGGGAAAGCGACGAGCCGATGTATCTGCACGTGGC TGGACCCGACCCCAACGATGTCAAGACTGCAAAAGAGCTCTGTGATGACTTGCTCGCCAACGTCCGTGAACAGTACCAACGGTTCAAAGAGAACCCGCCCCAACACAATTACGGTGGTGGCTACGGCCAGCGAGGAGATCGTCACCATGGTGGACATGGTGGAtacggcggtggtggttaTGGCGGCTACAACAACCATCACCAGCAACATTATTCGCCAGCAACGGAAAGCCCATCCGGACAGGCAACCCCTGCAGCGTCTACTGCCGGTgctggcgccggtgctgctGCCAGCGCAGCTGACTACAGTGCGCAATACGCCCAGTACTACGGAACCGATCCGTACGCTGCATACGGTGGTTACCAGAACTATGTCGCCTATTATCAATATTACCAACAGTATGctcagcagcaacaagaacagcagcagcagcagcagtcgcAGAGTTCTACTCCACAGCCACCACCGCCATCTGGCGAAGCTCCCCCGCCCCCACCGCCGGGCTCTGGTTCTccccctccgcctccgcctggCGGTAGCGGCTACAGCGCT gttcctccgcctccaggTCTGTAA
- the ILV6 gene encoding acetolactate synthase regulatory subunit (BUSCO:EOG09263MGE;~COG:E;~EggNog:ENOG410PH1Y;~InterPro:IPR039557,IPR004789,IPR019455,IPR002912, IPR027271;~PFAM:PF01842,PF10369,PF13710;~go_function: GO:1990610 - acetolactate synthase regulator activity [Evidence IEA];~go_process: GO:0009082 - branched-chain amino acid biosynthetic process [Evidence IEA]), whose protein sequence is MAFRRPLTAVAASTLSTAARTAPRASFALSRFTLFRSSSSSTSALAYKALHRRSPLPLPVSDTSPQWDAPTAVSSILYETPVAPTNPPKRHVLNCLVQNEPGVLSRISGILAARGFNIDSLVVCNTEVEDLSRMTIVLQGQDGVVEQARRQLDDLVPVWAVLDYTDSALVQRELLLAKVSILGPEFFEELLQHHREITTPGETLEGHKEKKSLAEINENKEYHPRHLPPSQALRHKHEHLDAITRLAHQFGGKVLDISTNNCIVEVSAKPNRIDSFMKLIAPFGILESTRTGLMALPRSPLSEPAEEAEKEAADVVDASTLPPG, encoded by the exons ATGGCTTTCCGACGTCCCTTGACGGCCGTGGCCGCATCGACGCTGTCGACCGCCGCCAGGACCGCTCCTCGAGCATCCTTCGCTCTTTCCCGATTCACTCTCTTCAGATCCTCGTCGAGCTCGACTTCCGCTCTCGCCTACAAGGCCTTGCACCGTCGCTCGCCTCTCCCGCTGCCCGTTTCGGATACCTCCCCGCAATGGGATGCTCCGACGGCCGTCTCGTCGATTCTGTACGAGACCCCCGTGGCGCCGACGAACCCGCCCAAGCGCCATGTCCTGAACTGTCTCGTCCAGAACGAGCCCGGTGTGCTGTCCCGTATCTCGGGTATTCTGGCTGCCCGTGGCTTCAACATTGACAGTCTGGTCGTGTGTAATACCGAGGTGGAAGATCTGTCCCGCATGACCATTGTGCTCCAGGGTCAGGACGGTGTTGTCGAGCAGGCTCGTCGTCAGCTGGATGATTTGGTCCCTGTCTGGGCTGTCCTGGACTACACGGACTCTGCTCTGGTGCAGCGCGAACTCTTGCTGGCTAAGGTTAGCATTCTGGGCCCGGAGTTTTTCGAGGAGCTTCTGCAGCACCACCGTGAGATTACCACTCCCGGGGAGACCTTGGAAGGCCACAAGGAGAAGAAGTCGCTTGCAGAGATAAACGAGAACAAGGAATACCACCCCCGTCATCTTCCTCCCAGCCAGGCTTTGAGACACAAGCACGAGCACTTGGATGCCATTACCCGCCTGGCCCACCAGTTCGGTGGTAAGGTTCTGGACATTAGCACCAACAACTGCATTGTTGAAGT CTCCGCAAAGCCCAACCGTATCGACTCGTTCATGAAGCTGATTGCTCCCTTCGGTATCCTTGAGTCGACGAGAACTGGTCTGATGGCCCTGCCTCGTTCTCCTCTTTCCGAGCCGGCTGAGGAGGCCGAGAAGGAGGCTGCCGATGTTGTCGATGCAAGCACTCTTCCTCCTGGTTAA